In Methanococcoides sp. LMO-2, a single window of DNA contains:
- a CDS encoding sugar phosphate nucleotidyltransferase, with protein sequence MKVIIPVAGAGKRLYPHTFTKPKPMVYIAGKPVIGHILDRMIDLEPEEIILVVGYKKEHIISYVDKNYSDIFKITYVEQEQQLGLGHSIYVTKNVVGDSPIMITLGDMIFKAGYLDFYQRHFNNGHCAGSIGVWEVDEPEKYGIVELDGKCISRLVEKPKNPASNLGIAGVYFLKDPSVLFSILEKMVNGYTGNEIQLTDALQTMVSDGHGLKHFFVSSWYDCGHSTSLLETNKILLDESYEKKKMEKLPEVQDTDLHMVEDCNKNLNKKDSVIIEPVCIGNGVRILNSVVGPHVSIAEGTIIEGSIVANTIIGSSSRIKGVNLQSSVIGDDVNVNSKHNSLNVGDSSSIEL encoded by the coding sequence TTGAAAGTTATAATACCTGTTGCAGGAGCTGGAAAACGGCTTTATCCACATACTTTTACAAAACCCAAACCAATGGTTTACATTGCAGGAAAACCTGTGATAGGACATATCCTGGATCGGATGATCGATCTGGAACCAGAAGAGATCATCCTTGTAGTTGGATACAAAAAAGAACATATCATCTCATATGTGGACAAAAATTATTCAGACATATTCAAGATCACATATGTAGAACAAGAGCAACAGCTTGGACTAGGGCACTCCATTTATGTGACAAAAAATGTTGTTGGGGATTCTCCCATCATGATAACCCTGGGAGATATGATCTTTAAAGCCGGATACCTTGATTTTTACCAGAGACATTTTAACAACGGTCATTGTGCCGGATCTATCGGCGTATGGGAAGTTGATGAACCTGAAAAATACGGAATCGTAGAACTGGATGGAAAGTGCATTTCCAGATTAGTTGAAAAGCCTAAAAATCCTGCATCTAACCTTGGAATTGCGGGTGTTTATTTCCTGAAAGATCCTTCTGTCCTATTTAGCATACTTGAGAAAATGGTCAATGGATATACCGGAAATGAAATTCAGCTTACAGATGCATTGCAAACCATGGTTAGTGACGGACATGGATTAAAACATTTCTTTGTCTCCAGCTGGTACGATTGTGGCCATTCCACATCACTTTTAGAAACAAACAAGATATTGCTGGATGAATCATACGAAAAAAAGAAAATGGAGAAACTTCCAGAAGTGCAGGACACTGATCTGCACATGGTGGAAGACTGTAATAAAAACCTTAACAAAAAGGACTCTGTCATTATTGAGCCAGTTTGTATCGGCAACGGAGTCAGAATTTTAAATTCCGTAGTTGGACCGCATGTATCCATTGCCGAAGGTACCATAATAGAAGGATCGATCGTAGCAAACACCATCATAGGTTCAAGCTCCAGAATAAAAGGTGTGAATCTGCAGTCATCTGTCATCGGTGACGATGTAAATGTGAATAGCAAGCACAATTCACTGAATGTCGGGGATTCATCATCGATCGAACTCTAA
- a CDS encoding class I SAM-dependent methyltransferase — translation MKTYNFNKSKCGTHSLIISEIPDAGNILDVGCNEGYIGSVFQKSKNCFYGIDFDPQSLILAQKQYCKIILADLNTSDIEKLSLDDNFFDVIIFGDILEHLMDPLDTLNRFKRYLKPDGKIIVSLPNIANFSIRFKLLFGSFDYTETGILDRTHLHFYTIKSAMKLVKDSDYKIEKIKYGSNLFGYLINRFRLFSGLLAYNIIIVAKKQ, via the coding sequence ATGAAGACATATAATTTTAATAAATCGAAGTGTGGCACGCATAGTTTAATTATTTCTGAAATTCCAGATGCCGGTAACATCTTGGATGTTGGTTGTAATGAAGGATATATTGGTAGTGTATTTCAAAAATCTAAAAATTGTTTTTATGGAATTGATTTTGATCCACAATCATTAATATTAGCTCAAAAGCAATATTGCAAAATCATATTAGCTGACTTAAATACGTCTGATATCGAAAAACTATCTTTAGATGATAATTTTTTTGACGTAATTATATTTGGTGATATCTTAGAACACTTGATGGATCCATTGGACACATTAAATAGGTTTAAGCGTTATTTGAAACCAGATGGAAAGATAATCGTTTCATTACCAAATATAGCTAATTTTTCAATTCGATTTAAACTGCTCTTTGGTTCATTTGATTATACTGAAACTGGAATTTTGGATAGAACACATCTTCACTTTTACACCATAAAGTCTGCAATGAAACTAGTAAAGGATAGTGACTATAAAATCGAAAAAATAAAATATGGATCAAATTTATTTGGATATTTAATAAATCGATTTCGACTTTTTTCAGGATTACTTGCATACAATATCATTATAGTTGCTAAAAAACAGTGA
- a CDS encoding glycosyltransferase family 2 protein, with product MMNNPYVSIIIVNWNGLRYLEKCFNSVKNQNYQNYEIVFVDNASTDGSVDFIKENYPDTVIINNNKNLGFAEANNIGVQKSKGEYLFLLNNDAWVEKNTIQELLSTYSKIDNLGVVGCKVKNPDGTIQDLGIKIDRLGYPIGINKESTDDFVADVFFVSGCAFFMKKELFSRFNGFDERYFMFAEDVDLCWRVRLQGYKIVTNTNAEIYHYGGGSIVGGTIKNKKYVTNANRIYLRERNTLSTMVKNLELRNLIFRISISIIFNIAECIFFIFILRPKVSLAYVKSWWWNLRNIKGTLMRRKNIQMHRKITDRDLNEFIHNRIVKLDLIKTIGIPEVTTK from the coding sequence ATGATGAATAATCCATATGTATCTATTATTATTGTTAATTGGAATGGACTTAGATACTTGGAAAAATGCTTCAATTCAGTAAAAAATCAAAATTATCAGAATTATGAAATTGTATTTGTAGATAATGCCTCTACAGATGGTTCAGTTGATTTTATTAAAGAAAATTATCCAGATACAGTTATCATTAATAATAATAAAAATTTAGGTTTTGCTGAAGCAAATAATATTGGAGTCCAGAAATCTAAAGGTGAATATTTATTTTTACTAAATAATGATGCATGGGTTGAAAAAAATACAATCCAAGAACTATTATCTACATATTCAAAAATTGATAATTTAGGTGTCGTTGGTTGCAAAGTAAAAAACCCAGATGGCACCATACAAGATTTGGGAATTAAAATTGACAGATTAGGGTATCCAATTGGTATCAATAAAGAGTCAACAGACGATTTCGTAGCAGATGTGTTTTTTGTTAGCGGCTGTGCTTTTTTTATGAAAAAGGAATTGTTTAGTAGATTCAATGGATTTGATGAAAGATACTTTATGTTTGCAGAAGATGTAGACTTGTGTTGGAGAGTTAGACTTCAAGGATACAAAATTGTTACAAATACTAATGCTGAAATCTATCATTACGGTGGAGGCTCTATAGTAGGCGGTACGATAAAGAATAAAAAATATGTGACAAATGCAAATAGGATTTACCTCAGAGAAAGAAATACGTTAAGTACTATGGTAAAAAACCTAGAACTTCGAAATCTGATATTTAGAATTAGTATCTCTATAATATTCAATATAGCTGAATGTATATTCTTTATTTTCATACTTAGACCAAAAGTGTCATTAGCTTATGTAAAATCATGGTGGTGGAACTTGCGTAACATAAAAGGAACGTTAATGAGACGTAAAAATATTCAAATGCATCGGAAAATTACAGATCGTGATTTGAATGAATTTATCCACAATAGAATTGTAAAATTAGACCTTATAAAAACAATTGGTATTCCTGAAGTGACTACAAAATGA
- a CDS encoding glycosyltransferase has protein sequence MDKIKILYSPVHYILDSGKIGSEYGWASGIFKNCSSFENISVSAICAYSNLKPINDSDIIEISKFKKINLNNIGRLVFVFKVFFATKNILKKQDIDIIHHVLPFAYGATFNLAAILGLFKNKKFVIGPVQTPLTYESKQEFLFVNEGFEIGLKKRLLMSADILSAKLFRPLLFELSKRTLNKADVIVAINEDSKKYYSNIVDENKIIVVPPGIDVSVYKEKDFKPIDGDKCIEIITASHLIKRKGVDLIINAISGLPNKYQDRIILKIIGDGPEKKYLEELVYNLKLNNIYFEGYVKHEIISKYYQNADIFISMSYSESFGQVLIEAMDAGLPSIVSKVSGFKGILAHGTTGFLINHDVEELKKYLIELIDNPQLRNEMGLNARQIVEEKYDWKIIANEYYEMYQNLIL, from the coding sequence ATGGATAAAATCAAAATTCTATATTCGCCAGTCCACTATATACTAGATAGTGGTAAAATTGGTAGCGAATATGGATGGGCTTCGGGGATTTTCAAAAATTGTTCATCGTTTGAAAATATATCAGTATCTGCTATATGTGCTTACAGTAACTTGAAGCCTATAAATGATTCTGATATTATTGAGATTTCAAAATTTAAAAAGATAAATTTGAATAACATTGGAAGACTAGTGTTCGTATTCAAAGTTTTTTTTGCTACAAAAAATATTTTAAAAAAGCAAGATATAGACATAATTCATCATGTTTTGCCTTTTGCATATGGGGCGACTTTTAATTTGGCAGCTATTTTAGGCTTATTTAAAAATAAAAAATTTGTAATTGGGCCTGTACAAACACCCCTTACATACGAATCTAAACAAGAGTTTTTATTTGTTAACGAAGGTTTCGAAATAGGTTTAAAAAAAAGATTATTGATGAGTGCTGATATATTATCAGCAAAGCTATTTAGGCCATTATTGTTTGAGCTATCAAAAAGAACTCTAAATAAAGCAGATGTTATTGTAGCAATCAACGAAGATTCCAAAAAATATTATTCAAATATTGTAGATGAAAATAAAATAATAGTTGTTCCGCCTGGAATTGATGTATCTGTATATAAGGAAAAAGATTTTAAACCGATTGATGGGGATAAATGCATAGAAATTATTACTGCATCACATTTGATAAAAAGAAAAGGAGTAGACTTAATTATTAATGCAATTTCTGGACTCCCAAATAAATATCAAGATAGAATTATTTTAAAAATTATTGGAGATGGTCCAGAAAAAAAATACTTAGAAGAACTGGTATATAATTTAAAATTAAACAATATATATTTTGAAGGATATGTTAAACATGAAATTATATCCAAATACTATCAAAATGCTGATATTTTCATCTCAATGTCTTATTCAGAAAGTTTTGGTCAAGTATTAATTGAGGCCATGGACGCAGGATTACCATCTATTGTTTCAAAAGTAAGTGGATTTAAAGGTATACTAGCCCATGGTACAACAGGCTTCTTAATTAATCATGATGTAGAAGAACTAAAAAAATATCTGATCGAGCTAATTGATAATCCACAACTTAGAAATGAAATGGGTTTAAATGCAAGGCAAATTGTTGAAGAAAAATACGACTGGAAGATAATAGCTAATGAGTACTATGAAATGTATCAAAATCTAATCTTATAA
- the rfbB gene encoding dTDP-glucose 4,6-dehydratase codes for MKLLITGGCGFIGSNFIHHIMEKHPEYQIINLDKLTYAGNPSNLKNIEENVNYSFIKGDICDPDIVKDVMQDVDQVIHFAAESHVDRSIEDGSVFVRTNVLGTNTLLDCALKSEVKKFIHVSTDEVYGSIKTGSFREEDNLEPSSPYSASKAGSDLLAMSYHTTYGLPVSITRCTNNFGPYQYPEKLIPLFITNLMEDEKVPVYGTGLNVRDWIHVEDHCSGIDFVRKNGNIGEIYNIGGGSELTNLEITNRILEILGKDESMIRYVEDRKGHDFRYSLDCTKLKKMGWKPEYDFETALSNTVKWYIDNRWWWEPLKR; via the coding sequence TTGAAGCTGTTAATAACCGGTGGGTGTGGATTCATAGGAAGCAATTTTATCCATCACATTATGGAAAAACATCCAGAATACCAGATAATAAACCTTGATAAATTAACCTATGCTGGCAATCCCAGCAACCTTAAAAATATTGAAGAGAATGTAAATTATTCATTTATTAAGGGGGATATCTGTGACCCTGACATCGTGAAGGACGTTATGCAGGATGTGGATCAGGTGATCCATTTTGCTGCCGAGAGCCACGTAGATCGTTCAATTGAGGATGGATCGGTTTTTGTCAGGACAAATGTTCTTGGAACAAATACCTTACTAGATTGTGCATTGAAATCCGAAGTCAAGAAATTCATCCATGTTTCAACCGATGAGGTATATGGTAGCATCAAAACCGGTTCATTCAGAGAAGAAGATAATCTTGAACCATCCAGTCCATACTCAGCAAGCAAAGCAGGATCAGACCTCCTTGCCATGTCTTATCACACAACATACGGTTTACCAGTAAGTATCACAAGATGTACTAACAACTTCGGTCCATACCAGTACCCCGAAAAACTTATTCCTCTTTTCATAACCAATCTTATGGAAGATGAAAAAGTTCCCGTCTATGGCACAGGTCTGAACGTAAGGGACTGGATCCATGTAGAAGATCACTGCTCAGGAATCGATTTTGTCAGAAAGAACGGCAACATTGGAGAGATCTACAACATCGGTGGTGGCAGCGAACTTACAAATCTGGAAATCACAAACCGCATACTGGAAATCCTTGGAAAGGACGAATCCATGATCAGGTATGTGGAAGACCGCAAAGGTCATGATTTCCGCTATTCCCTTGATTGCACCAAACTAAAGAAAATGGGATGGAAGCCAGAATATGACTTCGAAACAGCTCTTTCTAATACCGTTAAGTGGTACATTGATAATAGATGGTGGTGGGAACCATTAAAACGCTGA
- a CDS encoding glycosyltransferase, producing the protein MKNRLVSVIIPTKNSAKTMDLCLKSIVKQSYSNIEIVVVDGYSDDITPDITEKYNANYIACDSERCTARNLGAEQSKGDFLCFIDSDMELERSVIEECITKMRDNDISSVIIPEISVGEGFWTNCKALERSCYIGDDTIEAARFFRREVFDEIHGYDENLISGEDWDLSQRAKATGGKCVRISSLIRHHEGKLSLLKTMKKKFYYSHFIKNYMIKNPQMAKKQLTFIRPAYIRNWKRLIRHPILTVGFMFMKTCEFAAAGVGIVLVRINDE; encoded by the coding sequence ATGAAAAATAGACTTGTATCAGTAATAATCCCCACAAAAAATTCGGCAAAAACGATGGACCTTTGCTTGAAATCTATAGTAAAACAGTCTTATTCAAATATTGAAATTGTTGTTGTCGACGGTTACTCAGATGATATCACACCTGATATCACTGAGAAATATAATGCAAACTATATTGCTTGTGATTCCGAGAGATGCACTGCTCGTAATCTTGGTGCAGAACAATCCAAAGGTGATTTCTTGTGTTTCATCGATTCAGACATGGAACTTGAAAGAAGCGTGATTGAAGAGTGTATAACCAAGATGAGAGATAATGATATCAGTTCTGTAATAATACCAGAGATATCGGTTGGAGAAGGATTCTGGACCAATTGCAAAGCACTTGAGAGGTCATGTTACATTGGGGATGACACAATCGAAGCAGCTAGATTCTTTAGAAGAGAAGTCTTCGATGAAATCCATGGATACGATGAAAACCTTATTAGTGGCGAAGACTGGGATCTATCACAGAGAGCAAAAGCAACTGGTGGTAAATGTGTGAGGATTTCCTCACTAATAAGGCATCACGAAGGAAAATTGAGCCTCTTGAAAACAATGAAAAAAAAGTTCTATTATTCTCATTTCATCAAGAACTACATGATAAAAAATCCACAAATGGCAAAGAAGCAACTAACCTTCATAAGACCTGCATATATTAGGAACTGGAAACGTCTGATACGCCATCCCATACTTACTGTGGGTTTCATGTTCATGAAGACTTGTGAGTTTGCAGCAGCAGGAGTTGGTATTGTGTTGGTGAGAATCAATGATGAATAA
- the rfbD gene encoding dTDP-4-dehydrorhamnose reductase, with amino-acid sequence MVVGTIKTLIIGASGMLGSDLCRIFPDAVKLTKNELDITNKKSVLKTIEEIKPDVVINAAAYTNVDECEDEQALAFEVNGHAPGYIAQACSDIDAILVHFSTDYVFDGSKKEYMESDITHPINVYGQSKLLGEQEIIKNTNNYRIIRTSWLFGKNGKNFVDTMLRLSKEMENVKVVNDQFGKPTYTADLASKTAEIINLDSGIYHITNEGQCTWYEFASEIINNTIPCSSNDFPTKAKRPTYSVLINTKTTPMRHWKNALNEYLKEK; translated from the coding sequence ATGGTGGTGGGAACCATTAAAACGCTGATAATCGGTGCCAGCGGTATGCTGGGTTCTGACCTTTGCAGAATATTTCCTGATGCTGTTAAACTCACCAAAAACGAACTTGATATCACAAACAAAAAATCTGTCCTCAAGACAATTGAGGAAATAAAACCAGATGTTGTCATCAACGCTGCTGCATATACAAATGTAGATGAGTGCGAAGATGAGCAAGCTCTTGCCTTCGAAGTCAACGGACACGCACCAGGATATATAGCACAGGCCTGTTCAGACATCGATGCAATACTTGTCCACTTCAGCACCGATTACGTTTTTGACGGCTCAAAAAAAGAATATATGGAATCTGATATTACCCATCCTATCAACGTCTATGGCCAGTCTAAACTTCTGGGTGAGCAGGAGATAATAAAAAACACTAACAATTACAGGATCATACGCACCTCCTGGCTTTTTGGAAAAAATGGAAAAAACTTCGTCGATACGATGCTAAGGCTTTCAAAAGAGATGGAAAACGTAAAAGTCGTTAACGACCAGTTTGGTAAACCCACTTACACCGCGGACCTGGCCAGCAAGACCGCTGAGATCATCAATCTCGATTCTGGCATCTACCACATAACTAACGAAGGTCAATGTACCTGGTATGAATTTGCATCCGAGATCATCAATAACACAATTCCATGCTCCAGTAATGATTTCCCAACAAAAGCAAAGCGTCCTACCTATTCAGTCCTGATAAACACAAAAACAACTCCCATGAGACACTGGAAAAATGCACTTAATGAATATCTGAAGGAAAAGTAA
- the rfbC gene encoding dTDP-4-dehydrorhamnose 3,5-epimerase, whose protein sequence is MEVINTKIQDLYVLKPKVFDDERGYFFESYNEKVLDELVGEKYNFVQDNESKSSYGVVRGLHYQLKPYSQAKLVRVIEGRVFDVAVDLRKNSPTFGEWVGVELSSENKKQFLIPKGFAHGFSVLSESATFAYKCDEYYHPEAERGIIYNDTTLNIDWKVKNEDITVSNKDRNHPNLKNAEMNF, encoded by the coding sequence ATGGAAGTTATAAATACAAAAATTCAGGACCTTTATGTCCTGAAACCAAAGGTTTTCGATGATGAAAGAGGATACTTTTTCGAAAGCTACAATGAGAAAGTACTCGATGAACTTGTTGGAGAAAAGTATAATTTCGTCCAGGATAACGAGTCGAAATCATCCTATGGAGTGGTACGTGGACTACATTACCAGCTCAAACCCTACAGTCAGGCAAAACTGGTTAGAGTCATAGAGGGACGGGTTTTTGATGTTGCTGTCGACCTTAGAAAAAATTCTCCTACATTTGGAGAATGGGTCGGAGTAGAGCTTTCTTCTGAAAATAAAAAGCAGTTCTTGATACCAAAGGGATTTGCACACGGTTTCTCTGTGCTAAGCGAATCCGCTACGTTTGCCTACAAGTGTGATGAATATTACCATCCCGAAGCAGAGCGAGGGATAATCTACAATGATACAACACTGAATATCGATTGGAAAGTAAAGAACGAAGATATTACAGTATCAAACAAAGACCGAAACCATCCAAACCTCAAGAATGCGGAGATGAATTTCTAA
- a CDS encoding sugar phosphate nucleotidyltransferase produces MKGIILAGGTGSRLYPLTKVTNKHLLPVYDKPMIYYPLQTLLDAGIDDIMIVSGRGHAGHFLELLGSGSDFGARFTYEIQDEAGGIAQALDLARDFADDDDITVILGDNIFQDNIRNTVQSFKVGAHIFLKQVPDAARFGVAEVDENNRQVLGIEEKPEVPKSDYAVTGLYMYDSSVFDIIKTLKPSGRGELEITDVNNEYIRQNSMKYSVIEGYWSDAGTFESLLRAGLMVQEG; encoded by the coding sequence ATGAAAGGAATAATCCTCGCAGGTGGTACAGGCAGCAGACTGTACCCTTTAACCAAAGTCACAAATAAGCATCTGCTTCCAGTCTACGACAAACCCATGATCTACTATCCCCTGCAAACCCTTCTGGATGCAGGAATAGATGACATCATGATAGTCTCTGGCCGTGGCCATGCAGGACATTTCCTGGAACTACTTGGTTCCGGCTCTGATTTCGGAGCAAGATTCACCTACGAGATACAGGATGAAGCCGGTGGGATCGCACAAGCCCTAGATCTGGCACGAGACTTTGCAGACGATGATGATATAACCGTAATTCTTGGAGATAACATATTCCAGGACAATATCCGTAATACAGTACAATCTTTCAAAGTAGGTGCACATATTTTCCTAAAGCAGGTTCCTGATGCTGCAAGGTTTGGTGTTGCAGAGGTAGATGAGAACAACAGACAGGTGCTTGGTATCGAGGAGAAACCGGAAGTGCCAAAGTCTGATTATGCTGTTACCGGCCTATACATGTATGACAGCAGTGTTTTTGACATCATAAAGACACTAAAACCATCTGGAAGAGGGGAACTTGAGATAACGGATGTGAACAACGAGTATATCCGACAAAATTCGATGAAATATTCAGTAATAGAGGGATACTGGAGCGATGCCGGGACATTTGAAAGTCTGCTCCGTGCGGGATTGATGGTGCAGGAAGGATGA
- a CDS encoding UDP-glucuronic acid decarboxylase family protein — protein MRTIVTGGAGFMPSHICDLLLSKGHEVICVDNLVTGNMNNIAHCMDDKDNFTFIDHDISKPLFLDEDIDYIFHMASPASPVDYMELPIQTLKVGALGTYNMLGLAKAKGARILLASTSEVYGDPLVNPQSEDYWGHVNTIGPRGVYDEAKRYAEAITMAYHRYHGVDTRIVRIFNTYGPRMRGHDGRVVPNFVNQALKGEDITVYGDGSQTRSFCYVSDEIEGIYRLMMSDHCEPVNIGNPDEKSILEFAETVIDITGSDSNIIYCDLPQDDPKVRRPDITKAKKILGWEPKVDLRDGLEKTVEYFRSVNRPG, from the coding sequence ATGAGAACTATAGTAACCGGTGGAGCAGGATTTATGCCATCACACATATGCGATCTGCTGCTCTCAAAAGGACACGAGGTCATATGTGTTGACAACCTCGTCACCGGAAATATGAATAACATTGCACACTGCATGGATGACAAGGACAATTTCACATTCATTGATCACGACATATCAAAACCCCTTTTCCTTGACGAAGATATAGATTATATTTTCCACATGGCCAGCCCTGCAAGCCCGGTAGACTACATGGAGCTGCCCATACAGACCCTGAAAGTAGGTGCTCTCGGCACATACAACATGCTTGGCCTTGCCAAAGCAAAAGGGGCACGCATTCTCCTCGCTTCCACATCAGAGGTCTACGGAGACCCTCTTGTTAATCCACAATCAGAAGATTACTGGGGTCATGTGAACACCATCGGTCCAAGGGGTGTTTACGATGAAGCAAAGCGTTATGCTGAAGCTATCACGATGGCCTATCACCGTTATCACGGCGTAGATACCCGCATTGTCCGTATCTTCAATACCTACGGTCCCAGAATGCGAGGACACGATGGCCGCGTCGTCCCAAATTTTGTCAACCAGGCTCTCAAAGGAGAAGACATAACCGTATATGGCGACGGTTCACAGACAAGATCCTTCTGCTATGTATCAGATGAGATCGAAGGAATATATCGCCTTATGATGTCCGATCATTGTGAACCTGTGAACATTGGAAATCCTGATGAAAAATCAATATTGGAATTCGCAGAAACTGTAATCGATATAACAGGAAGCGATTCCAACATAATATACTGCGACCTTCCTCAGGACGACCCAAAGGTCAGAAGGCCAGACATCACCAAAGCAAAAAAGATACTCGGCTGGGAGCCAAAAGTCGATCTACGAGATGGACTGGAGAAGACAGTTGAATATTTCAGATCGGTGAACAGACCTGGGTAA
- a CDS encoding glycosyltransferase family 4 protein has protein sequence MLKSKIKKKEQILHHGTNMNILIFNWRDTKNPAAGGAEVFTQEIAKRLVAQGHEISLFTSAFDGCKNNEIVDGVQIIRSGNRYSVYLKAKQYYKKHAGEFDIVVDEINTRPFMSPKFVKDGTPVVALIHQLAREFWFLETRFPINWIGYHILEDRWLKTYIDTPTMTVSHSTKQDLIDLGFKDLTIIPEGLNIVPVSDVPEKEEGPTFIFVGRMGHAKRPDHVVEAFVHIKKRLPDAKLWMVGDGAMRQELETKKVNGITFFGYVTAEKKYELMSRAHAILVPGVREGWGLIVTEANAMGTPAIGYNIHGLRDSIRDGKTGLLCDPDPENMAEKAVEFMRDTDMQTKLSDNALEWAREFDWNHSAETFFNSLEAVL, from the coding sequence ATGCTCAAATCTAAAATTAAAAAGAAAGAGCAAATTTTACATCATGGGACTAACATGAATATATTAATTTTCAACTGGCGTGACACTAAAAACCCCGCTGCAGGTGGTGCGGAAGTCTTTACCCAAGAGATTGCAAAACGTCTCGTAGCACAAGGTCATGAGATCAGTCTTTTCACATCTGCTTTTGATGGTTGTAAAAATAATGAGATCGTAGACGGTGTACAAATCATTCGATCAGGAAACCGTTATAGCGTATACTTAAAAGCAAAGCAATATTACAAAAAACACGCCGGGGAATTTGACATTGTAGTTGATGAAATTAATACCAGACCTTTCATGAGTCCTAAATTCGTAAAGGATGGTACCCCTGTCGTAGCGCTCATACACCAACTCGCAAGAGAGTTCTGGTTCCTTGAGACTCGTTTCCCGATAAACTGGATTGGTTACCATATACTTGAAGATCGTTGGCTTAAAACCTATATCGACACACCAACAATGACAGTCAGCCATTCAACCAAACAGGATCTCATTGATCTGGGATTCAAAGATCTAACAATCATTCCCGAAGGATTGAACATCGTGCCAGTTTCAGACGTTCCTGAAAAAGAAGAAGGCCCGACATTCATTTTCGTTGGCCGAATGGGACACGCCAAAAGGCCAGATCATGTTGTCGAAGCATTCGTTCATATCAAAAAAAGGTTGCCAGATGCAAAACTATGGATGGTGGGGGATGGTGCAATGAGACAGGAGCTTGAAACTAAAAAGGTTAATGGTATCACTTTCTTCGGATATGTGACCGCAGAAAAGAAGTATGAACTTATGTCCAGAGCACACGCAATCCTCGTTCCAGGTGTGAGGGAAGGCTGGGGACTAATTGTAACCGAGGCCAATGCCATGGGTACACCTGCAATAGGATACAATATTCATGGTTTGAGAGATTCAATAAGAGATGGGAAAACCGGATTGCTGTGTGATCCTGATCCAGAAAACATGGCAGAAAAAGCAGTAGAATTTATGAGGGACACTGATATGCAAACAAAGCTTTCTGATAATGCTTTGGAATGGGCAAGAGAATTTGATTGGAATCATAGCGCGGAAACATTCTTTAATTCATTGGAGGCTGTGTTATGA